The window TAGCAATGACATTTACTTGCATTTAAGGAAATCGATTAAACTTCCAACAATTCTTTTTCCTTGTCGGCAGTCATCTTATCGATAGTCTTGATGGCATCGTCAGTGACTTTTTGAATGTCTTTCTCAAGTGTTTTCAAATCGTCTTCCGTGATTTCTTTAGCTTTTTCAGCTTTCTTAGCCTCGTCCATAGCATCACGACGGATGTTTCGGATAGCCACTTTAGAGTTTTCACCCACTTTTTTCACATCTTTTGCCAAGTTCTTACGCGTTTCCTCTGTCAAGGCAGGAATAACCAAACGAATAACAGTACCATCAGACTGTGGTGTCAAACCAAGGTCAGATGCGTTCAAGGCACGCTCAATATCCTTCAAGATAGACTTGTCAAATGGTGTAATCAAGAGAACACGCGCTTCTGGAACGGTAATACCAGCCAATTGGTTCAAGGGTGTTGGAGCACCGTAGTATTCTACTGAAATGCGGTCCAACAAGCTAGCATTAGCACGACCAGCACGGATATGGCTGAACTCACGAGCCAAACTCTGATGCGATTGGTTCATGCGTTCTTGGGCTTTTGCAATAATTTCTTTTGACATAAGACTTCCTTCTTTATATTTTATATTTTATGTTTTATTTTTCTTCTGTAGAATTAGAAACCGTTGTACCGATTTGTTCACCAAATACAACACGCTTGATATTGCCTGGCTCGTTCATGTTAAAGACTACCAAATCAATATCGTTGTCCATTGACAGCGTAGAAGCTGTTGCATCCATGATTTTCAAGCCACGGCTGATGACTTCACGGTGGGTTAATTCATTAAATTTAACCGCATTTGCATCTTTCTTAGGATCGGCATTGTAGACACCATCCACACCGTTTTTAGCCATCAAGATTGCATCTGCTTCAATCTCTGCTGCACGAAGAGCGGCAGTTGTATCTGTTGAGAAGTATGGTGAACCGATACCTGCACCGAAGATGACAATCCGACCTTTTTCAAGGTGACGTAAGGCACGACCACGAATATATGGCTCAGCCACAGACTGCATAGCAATTGCTGTCTGCACACGCGTATCCACACCAAGTTGTTTAAGGGAATCAGCCATTACAAGAGCATTCATAACCGTACCAAGCATACCAGTATAGTCTGCCTGCACACGATCCATACCAGCCTCAGCAGCAGGTTCACCACGCCAAAGGTTACCACCACCAATAACAAGGGCAATTTGAACACCTGATTCTGCTACTTCTTGAATTTCCTTAGCCATTGCTTGAACCGTTTGGATGTCAATACCGACACCACGTTCACCGGCCAAGGCCTCGCCAGATAGTTTGATTAGAATACGTTGGTATTTAGGTTTCATCATCTCTCTCCTCTTTTTTATCCCTACTATTCTACCACAAAATCAAAATTTTTTATAGAAAAATCTCCACGAAAAAAGGAAAATCCATTCCAGATTTTCCTAGAGTTTATTAAGCCAATTTTAGTTTGCGACGGAGCAAGTCTGCCCGGCTGCCAATCAAACGATCCAGCTGTCGTGTCTTCAAGGTCAAAATGACAAAAACGAATACGCCCACCCCTCCCGAAAGGAGCAAATGAACAAAGCTCGATAGATAACCAGTAGCTGGTAATAAGTGATTGAGAAGCAATTCATGTAACCAAACAATGCCACCCATAACCAAGGAAATCCAGCTGATTGTCACAATGTCTTTCACAATCAAACCTTCATCCACACCTAAGACAGCATCAATACGCTTATAGAATAAATAGAGCATGACGGTAAGACTGACCAGGGTTGAAAGGAAGGGGCCGTAAACTTGGAACATATAAATCATCGGCAACTGCAAGACCACTTTTATCAGCATCCCAATCGCAAAATAGATAACTGCTCGACGATTTTCAAAAATCGCTTGAATGACAACGCTGATAACAGAATATAGGCCAAGAGGTAAAATCATGACCAGGTTCCAAATGAAGAGCTGAATTTCAATATCCTGCGATTGACCGTAGAAGACTGAGTAGAGTGGTCTAGCCAATAAGACCGTTCCAACAATGGCTGGAATGGTAAAAATAAAGAGTAACTGCAAGTTATCCGCCACCAAATTGGAAGCTGCCTTCAAATCTTTTTTTACAAACTTCTCAGTAATGAGTGGAATAGCTACACTGCCCAGACTGATAGAAATCCCGATAATCATCATGGTAATCTTATTGGGATTGGCAGACATAAAGGAATAGAGTTCCAAGAGTTCCGAATTGGTCAGGCTGGTGATCTTTTCCATGACATTGATAAAGGTAACTTGGTCAATAAATTGCAGCAACTGGATGGTCAAACTCAAAATAATAATCGGAATAGCATCCTTGACTGTTTCTTTGATGAGTTGACCTGTATTGACCGATATGTTCTGCTTCTTGGCATGGAGTAATTTTCCCAGATAGCCCTGTTTCCAGAGAGTATAAACCAGAATTCCTACACTTGCCAGCATACCTACAAAGGCAGCAAAGGTGGACTGTACTACTGCGTCTAGATAGTTCCCATTGCCCAGCTTCATGATAATAAAGGTAGCTGCTAAAATCCAAATAACACGAACCAACTGTTCCGCCAATTGACTGATCGCATAAGGCTTCATATCGTGCCGCCCCTGGAAAAAACCTCGTAAGATACTCATAGCTGGAAAGATGAATAAGGGAGGAACCAGACTATACATGACTGGAATGAGTTTTTCTTTGGAACCTGACGCTTCAGCTAGCCAAGGAGAACTGATAAACATGGCTCCGGCAAAGACCGCACCAAAGACCAACATGAGCTTAAAGAATTCCCGAACCAGATAGAGTGACACCTCTTCTTTCCCTAATACATTGTACTTGGCAACCTGTTTAGCAATGGCGGTCGGCAAACCAGCCGTAGAAATCAAGAGGAAGTTGGCATAAATTTGATAGCCCATACTAAATAAGGCATTGGCCTCCGCCCGATGTTCTCCCAGCCAGATATACCAAGGTATCACATAGGCAACACCCAGCAAACGACTGAGAAAATTCCCAGCCGTTAGCCAGGCCATGCCTCGCACCATGGTTTCTTGCTCACGGGATTGGCCCGTTTTTGTTTGTTCAGACATGATAAAACTTCTTTCTTTTAAGATAACTCCTCTATTATAAACTTTTATCAAACCATTGTAAAATATGAGCAAGCAAAAGACCCACCTCAAAAGATGGGCTGCTGCTTAGAACCTGTATTCACAAGTAAAGTCCTTTTAGATAAGAGCTCGTTTTTCACTAATCAATGCAGCTTTTTAGGGAATACTAACAAAGGCTGAATAAGTGAAAAACTAGCCTTAGATGGAAGTGCTGAACTGTGGATACAGGTTTTTAATCTTCTATAGAAGTATATGTTACTGCCAGGCCTCTCTGAACAGCTGGACGCTCTGCAATTTTTTCCACCCAGGCATTTAAATGGCTATAAGAGGCGACATCCAGAAATGCTGCCGAACCAGGATAGAGTTGACCTTGCGCCAACCGTCCATACCAGGACCAGATGGCTATATCTGCGATAGTGTAGTCATTTCCAGCAATGTATTCCCTGGTCGCCAATAATTGATCCAACAAATCCAACTGCCGCTTGGTTTCCATGGCGTAGCGGTTAATAGGATATTCCTGCGCTGTCGGAGCGTAATGGAAGAAATGCCCAAAACCACCTCCAACAAAGGGAGCGGCGCCAGTTTGCCAGAAGAGCCAGTTAAGAACTTCTGTACGTTTCGACCATTCTTTTGGCAAGAAGGCACTAAACTTTTCTGCTAAGTAAAATAAAATATTGGCGGATTCAAAAACACGAACTGGTTCTTTCTCAGAGTAGTCCACCATAGCTGGAATTTTTGAGTTTGGATTTATCCCAACAAAGTCAGATCCAAACTGGTCCCCTTGACCGATATTGATGAGAAAGAGGTCATAGCCAGCTTCTGAAATCCCCAGTTCCCTCAGTTCTTCCAGCATAATGGCAACCTTAATGCCATTAGGTGTTCCCAAGGAATAAACTTGGAAAGGCTGATCTCCTTTTGGCAAAGCCTGTTCAAATCGACTACCTGCAGTCGGGCGGTTGCCTGAACGATTGTCATTCTCATCTTCCCACTTCCAAACCAGTGGTTTTGTGTATTCTGTCATTATTTTTCCTCCAAATCATCTATTCCTAGTACATAACGCCTATAGGTCACTTGTAAGTCTTGGATATAACGTCCCAATTCTACCAATTCCTTCGGTGCTCTCCAGGTCAAGCCCGTCAATTCAGCATTGACAAATACCGATAACTGATCCGCCAACAAGTAGAGATTGTCTGACTGGTCAAGTTTCTGGGCAAATTCAACAATTTTCTCACGCAAAACAGGTGAAATAGCTTCTGGCGCCAACTGATAAAGGGCTGATAAATGGTAGTAAAATTCTTCACGATTGGCTTTTTTCATAAGTTCCTCCTACAAGCTATCCAAACGGGCCATATACAAACTATGGCTGATCTGCAATTCCTGGATATAAGTAGCTAAATCAAGCAGCTCTTTTGGTGCTTTTCCAGCCTGCTCAAGCAATTCCCTATTCACATACACGGAAAGCTGATCCGCCAACAAGTAGAGATTGTCTGACTGGTCAAGTTTCTGAGCAAATTCAACAATTTTCTCACGCAAAACAGGGGAAATAGTTTCTGGTGACAACTGATAAAGGGCTGATAAATGGGAGTAAAATTCTTCACGATTGGCTTTTTTCATAAGAAACTCCTATATCCTTGTTTTCTGATATCAGTATAAGGTATTTTCATAAGTATGTCAAGATAGCCAAAAAAAGATTGCCCGAAGACAATCTTTCTATTGATTAAAGTGAGTTTGGATCTACTTTAATACCAACACCTTGTGTTGTTGTGATTGAAACTGAAGTCATGTAAGTACCTTTAGCTGTAGCTGGTTTTGCTTTAACCATTACTTCGTTGAAAGCTTTGAAGTTTTCAACAAGTTTGTCAGCGTCAAATGATACTTTACCGATAAGAGCTTGTACGATACCTGCTTTGTCTGCACGGTAAGTGATTTTACCACCTTTAGACTCTTCAACTGCTTTAGCAACATCCATTGTTACTGTACCAGTTTTAGGGTTTGGCATCAAGTTACGTGGACCAAGTACACGACCAAGACGTCCAACAACTGCCATCATATCTGGAGTTGCGATAACAACGTCGAAGTCCAACCAACCACCGTTGATTTTAGCAACCAAATCATCTTCACCAACAAAGTCTGCACCAGCAGCTTTTGCTTCTTCTGCTTTCGCACCACGCGCGAAAACAAGAACGCGAGCAGTTTTACCAGTACCGTTTGGCAATACCATTGCACCACGGATTTGTTGGTCTGCTTTACGAACGTCGATGTTCAAGTTGTAAGCAACTTCAACTGACGCATCAAATTTAGCGAAGTTAGTTTCTTTTGCAAGTGCAACAGCTTCTTCTACGCTGTAAAGTTTTGTGCTGTCGATTTTCTCAAGAGCAGCACGTAAGTTTTTGCTTTTTTTAGCCATTTTTATTCTCCTTGTAATGTGGTCATATCGATTTTCATCTCCCACGTCACCTATCGAAGCGATGAGGATATGCGGGTCTTGGGTTTGCTACTGATTAGTCAGTAACAGTGAAGCCCATAGAACGAGCAGTACCTTCGATCATACGCATTGCAGCTTCCAAGCTAGCAGCGTTCAAATCTGGCATTTTTGTTTCAGCAATTTCTTGTACTTGTGCACGAGTTACTGAAGCAACTTTCGTTTTGTTAGGTGTACCTGAACCTTTTTCAACACCTGCAGCTTTTTTCAAAAGAACAGCAGCTGGTGGTGTCTTACAGATGAAATCAAATGATTTATCTTCATATACAGAGATTACAACTGGAATGATCATACCAGCTTGGTCAGCTGTACGAGCGTTAAATTCCTTAGTGAATCCCATGATGTTGATACCTGCTTGACCAAGTGCTGGTCCGACTGGTGGAGCTGGAGTAGCTTTACCAGCAGGGATCTGAAGTTTTACAAGTTTTTCGACTTTCTTAGCCATCTTAAAAATCCTCCTATTGTGGTTTTGGCGGTAATTACAGATTTTTACCTCCCACAAATATGTGTTTTACACATACCTTTTCATTATACATGATTTTAAAAGAAATGCAAGCTTTATGTTTACTTTTCTTCACATTTTTTATAGAATGAAAGTATGTTTGAATCAATCCTCTTTATAAAAATCATTGCAGTTCTTTTCATCTTTCTGACCTTGGCAATTTCCATTATTGCCGTCAAGTTTTTTAAGCTGCACAAATACGGGCGAAACTTTGCTGATATTGCCTTTCCACTTTATGGCCTGGAGTTTTATCTTATCTCGGACAGGATTTACTATAGCAGTCTACTCCCACACCTGCTCCTAGCCCTTTCCCTGCTATCCATGGGATTGTGCGCCTTCTTCCTCTTCAAGAAAAAAGAGTTCTCCTATAAACGCTTTTTCAAAGTATTTTGGAGAGCTAGCTTTATCCTGACCTTCTTTATGTATTTAGCTCTAGTCATTGCTGTATTGACACTCAAATCCTAGAACAAAGCCCCCTGTAACTCACTGTTACAAGGGGCTCTTTTTATTCATGAATTTCTAATGGTAGGCCATCTGGATCAAAGAAGAAGGCCATCTTCTTCCCATCGAAATCATCTGTGCGAAGGGCTTCGTGTCGAATGCCCAAACGGTCAAATTCTTCCAGACAAGCCTCCACATCTGCCACTTTAAATGCTAGATGGCGAAGCCCAGTGTGTTCTGGATTGGGCATGGCTGGACGAATAGGTGCATCCGGCTTGATAAAAATTTCCAAGACCATATTTCCTTTTTTGACATTGAAGAGAATGTCATTTTTTTCTGGACGGATGTGTTCATCCAACTGCTCAAAGCCTAATTTTTCAACATAGAACTCTCGTGTTCGTTCATAATGGCTGCCGATGATGGCAATATGGTGGACTGCATCAAACTTCATTACTGTGTTTCCAATACCTTTCTGGGTTTGGTGCCTTCTGCTGGACCAATAACTCCTGCGGCTTCCAATTCTTCCATCAATCTGGTTGCTCGGTTAAAGCCGACAGACAAGCGTCGTTGGATCATAGAGGCACTAGCTTTCTGTGTTTCCACTACCAAGGCCCTCGCTTCATTGAAGAGTGGATCCCCACCCTCATCACCAAAACCAGATTCTCCGTCACCGTCTGCAACTTCTCCAGGGTCAAAGGTTTCATCATATTCAGCCTCTGCTTGTTCCTTGACAAAGTTAACAATTCGCTCAACATCGTCGTCGGAAATAAAGGAACCTTGTAATCGAACGGGTGCTGACTCCCCAATTGGATGAAAGAGCATGTCTCCACGACCCAAGAGTTTCTCCGCTCCATTTTCTCCTAAAATGGTCCGCGAATCCGTTCCAGAAGCGACCGCAAAGGCAACTCGAGATGGAACATTAGCCTTAATCAAACCAGAGATAACATCTACCGACGGACGCTGGGTGGCCAGAATCATGTGAATACCTGCTGCACGCGCCTTTTGCCCCAAACGAATAATGGCATCTTCCACTTCCTTGCTGGCCACCATCATCAAGTCTGCCAACTCATCGACAATGACGACAATGAGGGGAAGTGGGATATGTTTTTCTTCTGAACGACTATTAAACTCTTCTACCTTGGTATTGTAGCCTTCCAAATTGCGCACACCGATATGACTAAAGAGCTCGTAGCGTTTTTCCATTTCGTCCACGACTTTTTGCAGGGCCCGAGCTGCCTTGCGCGGATTGGTCACTACTGGAATAAGCAAATGGGGAATATCGTTATAGACGGACAATTCAACCATCTTGGGATCAATCATCATAAATTTGACCTGGTCTGGTCCTGCCTTCATCAAAATAGAAGAGATGATACCGTTAACTGCAACGGATTTCCCTGAACCAGTTGAACCAGCGACCAAGAGATGGGGCATTTTGGTCAAATCAAAAGAACGGACCGAGCCATTGACTGCCTTACCCAGTGGAATTTCTAAGAGCTTACTAGCATCCGTCTTGGATTGTTCCCAAAGTTCTCGGAAAGGAACCATGGCCACTTCTGAGTTTGGCACTTCAATACCGACCAAGGATTTACCAGGAATAGGTGCTTCAATCCGGACATCCTTAGCAGCCAATGCCAAGGCTAAGTCATCAGCCAGATTGGAAATCCGATTGACCCGCACACCTACAGCCGGTTTTAGCTCATACCGTGTCACAGATGGACCGATCTCCGCACGCTCAACCACTACCTTTATACCAAAGCTGGCAAAAGTGTCTTCTAAAACCTTAATATTTTGCCGGACAATCTTTTTCTCATTTCCTTGTCCTTTGGACTTGACAGGTGCAAATAGGTCAATGGACGGCAGTTTGTAAACCAAATTCTTCTTGGGTTTGAAATCAATCTGAATATCTTGACCATCATCTTCAGCAATAGGCTGGCTCTGAGGGGAAATTTCTTCCTCATCCTCCACCAGCATAACCGGAAATTCATCTTCTACCTGATGGTCATAGCCAGAGATAATAGGAACTTGGAAAGTTTGTTCTTCCAGGATTTCACCAGTTTCCAAGTCAATCCGTCTATCATCTAACTCAATGGTCTGAGTATTTTCCGTTTCCTCTAACTGAAGTCGCTCTTCCTCAAGGCGAGCCAATTCTAGCTGACGTTTTTCTTCTCGTTCAACCCGCTTGACCTCACGAAGCTCTGCCCGTTTTGCCTGACCCTCAGCCAACTTATCCTTAGCCAGTGATAAGC is drawn from Streptococcus sp. 29892 and contains these coding sequences:
- a CDS encoding VOC family protein, yielding MKFDAVHHIAIIGSHYERTREFYVEKLGFEQLDEHIRPEKNDILFNVKKGNMVLEIFIKPDAPIRPAMPNPEHTGLRHLAFKVADVEACLEEFDRLGIRHEALRTDDFDGKKMAFFFDPDGLPLEIHE
- the pyrH gene encoding UMP kinase — its product is MMKPKYQRILIKLSGEALAGERGVGIDIQTVQAMAKEIQEVAESGVQIALVIGGGNLWRGEPAAEAGMDRVQADYTGMLGTVMNALVMADSLKQLGVDTRVQTAIAMQSVAEPYIRGRALRHLEKGRIVIFGAGIGSPYFSTDTTAALRAAEIEADAILMAKNGVDGVYNADPKKDANAVKFNELTHREVISRGLKIMDATASTLSMDNDIDLVVFNMNEPGNIKRVVFGEQIGTTVSNSTEEK
- the rplA gene encoding 50S ribosomal protein L1; this translates as MAKKSKNLRAALEKIDSTKLYSVEEAVALAKETNFAKFDASVEVAYNLNIDVRKADQQIRGAMVLPNGTGKTARVLVFARGAKAEEAKAAGADFVGEDDLVAKINGGWLDFDVVIATPDMMAVVGRLGRVLGPRNLMPNPKTGTVTMDVAKAVEESKGGKITYRADKAGIVQALIGKVSFDADKLVENFKAFNEVMVKAKPATAKGTYMTSVSITTTQGVGIKVDPNSL
- a CDS encoding DUF3397 domain-containing protein, which encodes MFESILFIKIIAVLFIFLTLAISIIAVKFFKLHKYGRNFADIAFPLYGLEFYLISDRIYYSSLLPHLLLALSLLSMGLCAFFLFKKKEFSYKRFFKVFWRASFILTFFMYLALVIAVLTLKS
- a CDS encoding bacteriocin immunity protein, with product MKKANREEFYSHLSALYQLSPETISPVLREKIVEFAQKLDQSDNLYLLADQLSVYVNRELLEQAGKAPKELLDLATYIQELQISHSLYMARLDSL
- a CDS encoding DNA translocase FtsK, whose translation is MAKTSKKGKATRRPTKAEQAQQDKVKNVTIRVAGILVALFAAIRLGAFGVTSYNLLRLLFGSVTYLVLVGALIFLFAPARIRSRKGTVSGFCFLLIGLLIEFQAYLDLGYQGRDLFNQTFKLILSDLSKFQVTNFVGGGLLGSIFYWPVSVLFANAGAFFIGFLFLAFGIFKLGPWSVYDVADGLSLAKDKLAEGQAKRAELREVKRVEREEKRQLELARLEEERLQLEETENTQTIELDDRRIDLETGEILEEQTFQVPIISGYDHQVEDEFPVMLVEDEEEISPQSQPIAEDDGQDIQIDFKPKKNLVYKLPSIDLFAPVKSKGQGNEKKIVRQNIKVLEDTFASFGIKVVVERAEIGPSVTRYELKPAVGVRVNRISNLADDLALALAAKDVRIEAPIPGKSLVGIEVPNSEVAMVPFRELWEQSKTDASKLLEIPLGKAVNGSVRSFDLTKMPHLLVAGSTGSGKSVAVNGIISSILMKAGPDQVKFMMIDPKMVELSVYNDIPHLLIPVVTNPRKAARALQKVVDEMEKRYELFSHIGVRNLEGYNTKVEEFNSRSEEKHIPLPLIVVIVDELADLMMVASKEVEDAIIRLGQKARAAGIHMILATQRPSVDVISGLIKANVPSRVAFAVASGTDSRTILGENGAEKLLGRGDMLFHPIGESAPVRLQGSFISDDDVERIVNFVKEQAEAEYDETFDPGEVADGDGESGFGDEGGDPLFNEARALVVETQKASASMIQRRLSVGFNRATRLMEELEAAGVIGPAEGTKPRKVLETQ
- the frr gene encoding ribosome recycling factor — its product is MSKEIIAKAQERMNQSHQSLAREFSHIRAGRANASLLDRISVEYYGAPTPLNQLAGITVPEARVLLITPFDKSILKDIERALNASDLGLTPQSDGTVIRLVIPALTEETRKNLAKDVKKVGENSKVAIRNIRRDAMDEAKKAEKAKEITEDDLKTLEKDIQKVTDDAIKTIDKMTADKEKELLEV
- the rplK gene encoding 50S ribosomal protein L11, which produces MAKKVEKLVKLQIPAGKATPAPPVGPALGQAGINIMGFTKEFNARTADQAGMIIPVVISVYEDKSFDFICKTPPAAVLLKKAAGVEKGSGTPNKTKVASVTRAQVQEIAETKMPDLNAASLEAAMRMIEGTARSMGFTVTD
- a CDS encoding putative polysaccharide biosynthesis protein — encoded protein: MSEQTKTGQSREQETMVRGMAWLTAGNFLSRLLGVAYVIPWYIWLGEHRAEANALFSMGYQIYANFLLISTAGLPTAIAKQVAKYNVLGKEEVSLYLVREFFKLMLVFGAVFAGAMFISSPWLAEASGSKEKLIPVMYSLVPPLFIFPAMSILRGFFQGRHDMKPYAISQLAEQLVRVIWILAATFIIMKLGNGNYLDAVVQSTFAAFVGMLASVGILVYTLWKQGYLGKLLHAKKQNISVNTGQLIKETVKDAIPIIILSLTIQLLQFIDQVTFINVMEKITSLTNSELLELYSFMSANPNKITMMIIGISISLGSVAIPLITEKFVKKDLKAASNLVADNLQLLFIFTIPAIVGTVLLARPLYSVFYGQSQDIEIQLFIWNLVMILPLGLYSVISVVIQAIFENRRAVIYFAIGMLIKVVLQLPMIYMFQVYGPFLSTLVSLTVMLYLFYKRIDAVLGVDEGLIVKDIVTISWISLVMGGIVWLHELLLNHLLPATGYLSSFVHLLLSGGVGVFVFVILTLKTRQLDRLIGSRADLLRRKLKLA
- the yghU gene encoding glutathione-dependent disulfide-bond oxidoreductase, producing MTEYTKPLVWKWEDENDNRSGNRPTAGSRFEQALPKGDQPFQVYSLGTPNGIKVAIMLEELRELGISEAGYDLFLINIGQGDQFGSDFVGINPNSKIPAMVDYSEKEPVRVFESANILFYLAEKFSAFLPKEWSKRTEVLNWLFWQTGAAPFVGGGFGHFFHYAPTAQEYPINRYAMETKRQLDLLDQLLATREYIAGNDYTIADIAIWSWYGRLAQGQLYPGSAAFLDVASYSHLNAWVEKIAERPAVQRGLAVTYTSIED